The Rhineura floridana isolate rRhiFlo1 chromosome 14, rRhiFlo1.hap2, whole genome shotgun sequence genomic sequence TGACAGTCAATTCCAAGCCACATCCCTCTCCCAGAGTGACAGCCAACAATACCTGGAATAGCAGGAAAGGCTCGTGGTAAGAATTGTGTTAAGCACAGCGATGGAGACATAGTAATGGTGAAATGTGCTGTTGATCCATTCTTCTGGGAAAATATAGGCAGAATAAGCAACTGCAGAACCTAAAAGCAGAAAAACCCAAAGGCCACAATCCTATCAGTCAATCCGAGTTGCCATGACATTTCACCACTTCTCTCTGATGCTGAACTTGGGTGGCCCGTGACAGTCGGTTTGGAGCCAGAACAGGAGCACCCACAAACAAAACAAGTatccatcccccccaaaaaaagtttaaaCAGCTACTGTGCATGTGTGGCCCCTCTTGGTGACCATTCAGGACTTGCTCAAGACACTTTCAAAAGCCATCGTGTCAACATATGGCTgagtgtgcagggggaggaggatgACAGAAGcagggaaagagggagagggatggagggggtAGGAAGAGATGACAGGCAGAGGGGGGCGTGCTTGGAGGAACAGAAATGTAAGAAACTGTCTGCTGCTGACTCAGACCATGGCTCTGTCTAGCTCATTGCGGTCTGCTCTGacaagcagcagctctccagagtcccAGTcctggaatctttcccagccgcAGCAGgcaatgcctgggattgaacctgggacctcgatgctctaccactgagctatcgcCCTCCCTGAGAGAGgaatgggaagggaagggaggaaagcAGGAAGGAAAAAAGGGATCCAGAAACCAGGTGgccaggaggggggaaaggggttgTGAGTGTATAGCAAAGACACAGCATAATATTCTTTTCAAAGATCCCACTTGCACTTTAGATTCAATGTGATTCAAGTTCAAACTACCTACGCAGCAAGGAGGGCCTTGTGGACAACATTTTGGGGGCCGCAGAACCAAACGTGGGCATGTCCAGGGGCAAAAACTGGGCAGTGGGTTTCTGAGAGGTGTCGTCATCTCTTTCAGTGTGAAAGCTCAATGCAACCATGGGCATATGAAATAAAATAGTTACAGCTTAACTCCTCAAGACTACCCAGGGCCTCTGTTGGTTTCTGTGGGTGAAATGAAACCAGGCAACCCAAGAAAGCGGGAAAAGGCCAGTCATTTAGGGCACCAAGCACTACAAGGTCTGTGCAAGGCCTTGGCCTGTTTCCCTTCCAAACAAAAGAGAGGAACCTGCTTTGAATGTAGTTACTCATATTCAGCCTTCAGAACAGGCAGGGGCTGTACTCTGCTCTCTATCACCAAGTACAAAACATCTGAACAGCTTGTCTTTTGGATAAGCCGCCATGGACAAACTGAGGGAGGGCCATAGCTGGAAGGGGGGAGGATGCTGGAAAATTCCATCAGAAGCAGAAATGGAAGTGGAAATTGCCGTAACTGGCATGTTCATCCAAGGGCAGGAATGGAAATCGTGCACAGGAATGTGAGCGGCATTCGCTATTGTAGTTTTTTTAGTCCACAAATatatgtggaattccctcccaaatgatctccgccatgctccctctatgatgagcttctgccaggccttgaagacctggctcttcaggcaggcttttggggtgggctaggttttattattattgttaagattttaaatgttttaatgtatttgtatgtttttattttgtatgttgcccagagtggctggacagccagccagatgggcgactaataaatttaataaataaaataaataaataataataaagtctacAATTACATTATTTCCTACACTGTTTTTGACGCttcccttccattgaaatgcatgGGGATTTATtacataattaaataattaattactTTAGTCTCAGCCATAGCAAATAGCGAGACAAATAACATCAGTTTTAGCACAAGCTGaactgtagcagaatggaaacaggccTGAATGTGACAAACACAGGATGGGACAGGAACCCCTGCCTGCTTACATCCCtcaccgtagctcagtggtagaatatccaccttgcatgcagaaggtcccaggttcaatcccccaacATCATCTCctggtatggctgggagagacccccttcggaaacctcagcacttttgaaaaagcggctcaaatgtgggggctaccagaggataaatatatgcaatatttatcaaacctgatcaaaggggaattggcagaggtatgccaatatttcccctcaggcccgtcacctatgctgagtataaagaggcagtatacaaaagattcagactgggacctgaccattttagaaagttattctgaaactgtcagatccaagcagggaggtcttttgttgaactgggagcaaagttgatggatatatttggaaagtggatgagtactgccaaagctcagtcagtggaagaggtgaaaagcctcatgatactggatcaattattccatcagttaccaccagaaataaggctccttgtcaaagaccgtccccctacatcggtgcaggaggccgcagagatggcggatcactttgcctccaatagaactggctgggtggggaaaacatcaagagagtttaaacccagaccatataatggcagcaaaaaggatgtggtaccacagcgaatgagtcctccaataaaacctgaagggcacaggacataccagagtggatctgtgtaccctaaaatggaggagaaattatgctataaatgtggtagaccggggcacctacattttcaatgtggggttgccaaccccattagtaatcctgctcagggaagggcagtgaaaacagaaccaaaagagctggaaatgaaaaaggttcagttctgccagataaactggacagaagtaaaagacttggatacgagtctaagagaggaagtgtgtgttcaaggggcaaattattgggcattgcttgatactggtgccgctcagacgttactgaggccagatttaataaaatctgaggaaatattacctcaggaaacccCGGAGTGCGGctaccagttagtgtagacaatactgagctaggtggacaaaATGGTCTGTCTCCCCATGAGGCACCTGGTTATGTCTCAGTGAGGCAACGTGTCTCTGATGCTCACACAGCACTCATGTGGTCCCGTCCATGGGGAAAGACACAGTGTCCTAGTGACATAAATGCTGTCGTTTTAGTGTTAGGAAAACGCAATATTTCTGCCACAGAAGCAGCATGCCCTGAGCAAACACACCGATGCATTTCATTGCGCCCTCACCTAAGCTGTACAAGGTGAGAGCACCGTAATCGAAGAAGTAGCATATGTGCCTAGCACGGGTGGACATTGTGCTGAAGGTGTGTGCGAAGCTGGACGTCAACGGATAAATGCAGCACATCACCATGTAGGCAAGAAAGGGCCAGGCGTAGGAGTCGTTCCATATATCCAGGGCATAGAACAAGGCCAAAAGCTTCCATAGGAAGTACCTGAAATGCAGAACATCCCATCAGCTCATGGCAATCTTGTGCATCATCAACGTAGCTGATCCAAGCAGGTCTCGTAGTTACCAGTGATGAGCTGATTGGCAGCGACCTCAAGCTACACTTGGATGGGCTGCAAAAAAATGTACCCCGGCATGCGGCTTGAATACAAACCATGGTGATAGCAGGTGATGGATACACCAGCGGCACTGCCCTCCTGTCAAAGAGGCCCACTGGGGAGTGGGGGACCTCTGGATCCGGCCTGCCGGGCTGaaaaggttctccagccctgatgtatttattattttattttatttattatttgatttatatcccacccttcctcccagcaggagcccagggcagcaaacaaaaatgctaaaaacactttaaaacatcataaaaagaccttaaaatacattaaaacaaaacaacgttaaaaacatctttttaaaagctttaaaaacatcttttttaaaaataaaaaaggttaaaaacattattaaagaaaacatattaaaagcaattctaacgcagacgcagactgggataggtctcaacttaaaaggcttgttgaaaggggaaagccttcaaaaggcaccgaaaagatagcagagatagagCCTCTTCTGTGGAAAAGGTCCGATGCAGAGTTATAAGGAAACAAGATGAGAGGTTTGGATAAAGAAGGCTGCTGTTTCCTTACAGTCATATTTGGATCCCTGGAGTCTGCACCATATGGGGTTCTTTGGGATCAGATCCTTGTAAAAACAGAGGCCGTAAACATCCCCAGCCTCCCTGTCGGGACAGCAAGTACCGTGTGGAACGTAGTTGCATCAGCATCACAACTGTGACACTGCCACCAGTGGTAGTGAAGGACACAACTGCCCCTCAATGCCCACTCCAGTTTTGGGGCTGGCACCAAGGGCTGTCATGGTTGGGCATCTGCCAATGGGGGGAACACCCCACCAGGGGGCCACCAACAAGGGCTCCTCCTGGAACTGCTGCAGTCAGGAGGGAGACTCACTGAGAGAGGGAGGCCAGTGGAAGTCTTGCCCAAGGGACCCCGAAACCTGTGACTTGCAAAacatttttcttgttttaaagGTGGCTATTCTTAACTTCAGAGTTCGAGGACAGCACAAGCAACGGAGGGCTCAAGCAGAGCATTCACCACTAAAGAACGCCAGACTTCAGCAGCgctgtctctctccccctgcaGCAATGTTTCACCCTGTCAAGAAACTTCTGTGTTTCTTTCTTCTTCGGAAAAACAAAGTTACTCTCCCTCCCCTGCACCAAATTTGAATAtgccacagccccccccccatgcagtaCAGCAAACgtctcccaacctggtgccctccagctattttggactacaactcccatgatgggAACTACAGTCCAAcgccatctagagggcaccatgttggctatccgtCATCCAAATCATCCTTCATGGacctggtaccctctagatgttttgaactacaactcccaccagccccagctagctggctggggctgaagggagctgtagtccaaaacaactggagatcACCAGGCTGTGGGGGAAGGCTGGATTATACAAGGATGGCATATTTATGCCATGGACGGTAGATTGGGGTAAGTAAGTAAGTTTAAAGTTGTAACTGCAGGTCATAAATACAACAAATCAAAACATACACAAGAGCATCATCCATCCAGTAGAATTTGAAAGCATTAAAACATTATACAtccaaaaattaataaaatggaaataaaacagTAGATTTTAATAAAAATTGTCCTAAAACTACAAGGTGTCTAGTAGGATTTGCAAATATCAGGATGTAGCCAGGTGTATAGTAGAATTGGAGGCTAACCCCAATGATATAATTATATGATACATAATTTCATCATCTGGAAATGCCCAAAGTAATTTATTCCTCCTGTTGTTCACATGGATGTCACTGAGGGTGACTGTCTAatacagtgtttctcaaccggtgtgcctccagatgttgttggaccacaattcccatctttcctgaccattggcaatgctggctgaggctgatgggagttgtggtccaacaacatctgcaggcacaccggttgagaaacactggtctaATAAATGACACAGCCCAATATCAAAAGCTCACGGCTGCTTCAAGGCCTGAGTCAAGAAATTCAACGTTTTCCTTTTATAATattacaaatgcacacacacatatttacatACCAGGCAGGCAGAAAATGAGACCATATGTTCACGGTTTCATTTGTCATTTGGAACAGGCTGAAGATGCAGTCCGTTGCAGAACTTCTTGGGTGACGATACCCAAAAAGAATTCCCTGCTCACGAAAAACCTGCAGAAGAAGGCCCAACGAAGTGCAAATGAGCTGAATTCAGTAGAATGTGCATGGTTACATCCAACTATGATAGTCTGGGGGGTAAGGGCGGAAACAccctagcaacaacaacaaaagtaccATGATGCCTGCTGTATGATCAGGACTTTGGCAGATTAATTTCAAAACTTTCATGGGTTTTCTAGTGCTGATTAACAGCTTTCAAAGAAACTAAACTCGCTTTTGACCAGCCAGATCTACCAAGACTTGTCCCTGTGTTGTTGCTTTGGAAATGTCCACCAGATGTCTCCACCACCACAATGATCAACACTCCTTATAATAAACATTCTTTGTATTTTCTTGAAGCAGTGGCTCTGCTCATTTAGGCTGCAGCTCTGTCCACAGGTAAGTTTCATGGATTTCACTGGGGCACCTTGCACTAACTCTAACTCTGAAAGGTTTTCTGTTAGTCCTGTTGAAGCAAGCACAACAAAGAGTTGTgtggcacattaaaaaaaacccagcacatTTGAGGCATAAATTTAGTGGGCcacaagcagggatgggggagagaattttgtacagtttttatatgaaactacctaattcatacttccaAAACCAATAAGCAAATCAAAATGCAGGtgccctttgaaatctgcacatcCACATTTTGTATTCACCAACCATAACAAAAAGTGTGCAAAAAGCATATAAGAGGTAAGCTTGCacaaaaaaagtgtatattagcgaaaacaacatataaaatgcagtatattatGCAAAAATGGGGTAAAATGAACTTAAGATGGGGGGGAATGAGGGAAACAGAAAATGTCAGATTTGTCCCTTCCTATCAAGAGCCCACTTTGTCAGTTGCACAAAGCAGACCCCCAAGTGTGCAGGCTGCTCATATGCACTCAATGGACAATCAGAAGAAGAAATGCATTGTTTAGAAAGTGACACGCCAAGGCTACAGCGGCAAGTGTGGCAGTTACAACAGTTGGCAGAAAACAAATGAATAATACAGAATCTAATCAGCATGGGAGGGTGTGACTGTGAGCCTATCCGGTCTAGCAGCTGCTGGTGATGAATAAGCATATCATGATCAATAGTGTAAATTAACATCTCAAGAGGTGTTTTCTGTCATGAGAAGCCACTCCCAGGATTAGCTGAGACTAGAgataggagagaaattcaattaagtttgcatttaaaggtgcactttctgaaacaatatgcaaactgaaacacagccacccttcgaaactcgcacttctctgaatttcacaatgtagttctccagcccagTAACATGACCAAAaaggcacggggggggggggtgaagtggccataaaaatgcatacgttCATGATAACAACACACAAGATGCATTATATtctgggaaattgcttgcaaaaatgtgtgtatcagtcaaaactgcatgagaaaatacatttattaggagaaattcacactaaaatgtgacaaatgttcatgaggacgAACAAAACGGCACCCCTCCCCATTTCACATGAAGAAGCTGACCGGACTGGCAGGTGaatcttattgttttaatatagtttaatgtctgtttttgccaccctgggttcctacagggaggaagggtgggatataaatttaaattaaataataataatgattataaattccaacactggtgatgggacagcatcctccgtTGCACCCAAGGACAGCAGAGAGGCTGGGGTGGGGCAGGTAGCAAAAACAGTCTGTCCTCTACCTGGGGGTTGGCCTGGGAGTTTAGGAGGAACCGCCAGAGGGCTGCCACCTCTGCCCTCGGCCACAGTTACCTCACCGTGCCTAGTGCTAGGGCCAGCTCTGCCTCCCCTACTGCTGTGCTAGTCGCTACCTCCAAGCCTCCCCTGTGACTGAAGTTTGTCCCTCTgtaaggaaggcagcagcagaggggCTGCAAGGAGGAACACAGAGACCACCGCTGCTTCAATGCCACCTGAGCAAGGTAGATGGAAGAAAGAACAACAAGGAATGCCCAGGCTGGTATTCATTCTCGTTGCATGAGAACTGTCTTACCAAGATCCCTCACTTACTTTGGGAACTTGATTAGTGTGGAGCAGTCGAGGCAACTTCAAACTCAGCTCGGTGTGCATGGTCACGAGTTCGGCTGGGTGGAGACTTCTGCTCTTCCCAGAACTTTGCGGCCCGTGAGACAGACTTGGGTTAAGCCTCCATCATTCTGCGCCTCAGTTCAGACTTGTCCTTCCGTACCCCTCAAAGCACCTTCCTTCAGCATTTGCTGCAGAGACCTGGAGATGTTTTTTAaggagaaagaaaacacacacacacacacacaagtgtcaGCACAGTTGCTATAGGAATGAAAATGATCCAGAGATGGGCCTCAGCCGCCAGGCAACTCTGCAAGCAAGGAAGTCTTCGAAGGCAACTCTGCTGGCCTCAACGACACCCACAGCGTTGCCAGACAACTCCACACAAGAGGCTGCCAAGTTAGGGTTGGCAGCCCAAAAGAGGTTGGCGCCCCAGGCAGCAAATTCAAGTGGCACCACTCCGGCGACTTAATGAGGAGGACAATCTACCAAGAAGCTATCCTACTCAGGCTGCATTGTAATGGGCAACAAGAGGGAGGTTCAGCTGTGCACGGCTGCAAGAGCACTTGCAAGATTTTCTGAGCTCCCTGTTTTGACCCCAAGCAAAGAAGGCGGCTTCTTCTGCAGCACAGAGTCAGAGAGCTGAGCTCCACGCACTTCTAGTCTGAAGGTGTGGCTTTACACAGAAGAAGAGATATAACAATGCATGCCTTGCATGGGTGGAAACAGTTGTCGGGTTGCTGTTTTTAAGGAGAGGGTTCAAACACAGCTCAACTTTCCTGCCCCAAGGCCCATACAcacccacaaccaccaccacacaaAATCCTACAATGGACCCAAGAGGCTGAACAGAATCCACATCCACTCCAAAGAGACCACCTCATCCCTCCCTATCAGCATCCACCAAGTCCACTCTTTTCTTAATGCCACCCACAGCCCATTTTGGCTGCCACAGCCCATGCAGCTTTCAGAAGAATTGCAAGATCTTTCCATCTGAGCCCAGAAATCATTTTTCTATTGTTTTGAATCTTGAGTGAGTTGCAATAGGCTGTATTTTATATTCACTTGTTGAATTATTGTTACCTGCTGAACCAAAACGGAAGcggaaaacaaataaacaaaatacaaaacagcctCTGCAAAGTGTAGATGCTTCCCATCCCCTCCTTAGGCTTAGGATTTTTAGAGAGGAGCCTACAAAACagggtgacacacacacacaatttgcccATTCAGAATGAGGGCAAGATGCACCATCCTTGCTCTGCTCTGGCTTTGTGACATTGTCACGTAGCCAAATGTAATGTAATTGCATTTCCAACATGGTGGCTGGGATCTTCTCCGGGTGAAGctcatttttaaagaagaaaaggaCACCCAAGCCTCGTGTTCGGTGGTCTGCCAAGAATAAGCAGTAAAAAGCAGGTGAAacaagaaagagggaggggaagagtcaTGAAAGCTTTTGCCCCACAAGGCCTTCTTTTGCCTCCCCGAAATCTCTGCAAGTGAAAACCCAACAACCCTGAATTCTTGGAGTGGGTGAGCTGCAATTTGCAAAGAAATACCAGTTAGTTTTTCTCGCACTCTTtttccccctgctgctgcctggcaaGCTATTCCAATATGTCTGCTTGTTCTTCCTTGCATACGTGGCCAAAGCCGACCATGGATGTTGCTGAGCCTCCGCAGTCCACATTGAATTCAGCCCAAGCAATGAAAAGCTCCTTGCAGAactggactttttaaaaagggaggtgTTGATTCACCACAAAAAGAATTCACAAGCTGTAGGAGAAACTGCGCAACTTGGCTGTACCTTTTCTCAGCCTGCAATTATCCTTTGCCtcttttatgttcttaacctaGTTCCCTCATCTTCTTGTCCTTCTTTCTCATTTATCCTAATTGCAGAGCTTACAgcctttggttggccactgtgagaacaggaagctaggctagatggaccattggcctgatcgtTATGTTCGACATCTGTTCTTATAACAGCAGTCAATAAATAATTGCCTCTGAGGCTGGAGCCTGGGCAACCTCTGGCCATGGCAGTTTAGCATCTCTGTAGCCCAGCTCAGTCCCACCACAGCCACATAAGGTAGGCCAGCATGAAtacttattgatttatttttttccatttatgaatcacttcctattaaacacctcaaagca encodes the following:
- the PAQR5 gene encoding membrane progestin receptor gamma isoform X2; its protein translation is MHTELSLKLPRLLHTNQVPKVFREQGILFGYRHPRSSATDCIFSLFQMTNETVNIWSHFLPAWYFLWKLLALFYALDIWNDSYAWPFLAYMVMCCIYPLTSSFAHTFSTMSTRARHICYFFDYGALTLYSLGSAVAYSAYIFPEEWINSTFHHYYVSIAVLNTILTTSLSCYSRFTEMEQPKFSKAIRTLAFAHPYVYDSIPLFYRLYLCAARSCTDSVIPIHYKHIAFACLTCFLFAMHLPERLAPGLFDYIGHSHQLFHICGIIGTHFQMEALLVDMTDRRELLLASFPAPSFSQTFGTVAVSTTVSLTIIAAFSATLYSMPKFFRKGSKHRD